Proteins encoded within one genomic window of Humulus lupulus chromosome 1, drHumLupu1.1, whole genome shotgun sequence:
- the LOC133790064 gene encoding histone-lysine N-methyltransferase EZA1 isoform X2, which translates to MNQLKKQILAERLVEIRGKVENNGKSLQTNLLETLSLAKSTKGNSNLEEENGGKMLCLRIEKPLCKFSGCAQGFGDKDHVSYHDFVPQSSIKLPYVESLPPYTTWIFLQRNQRMADDQSVVGRRRIYYDEEHGSEALICSDSEEEILEHEEGKREFSKGEDQILCTVFGEHGLGEEVVKSVSNFIGVSTVEVQERYNTIIGKSEELDPNNGKVFEPGKGMLLDKSLTDALDSFDNLFCRRCMVFDCRLHGCSHTVVLPSEKQMYWSEHEDDRKPCSDQCYLKFNIVKSLPGGPKSNNVLRLPSSIAGEPSATANIITNIASDDRSVSQEIVPTNSNAICISESAEALNVDIPTTIAICHESMGKRKTVKETDAGLELVRVSDDLEASNKKQKRLNVFNAKSGTTEDIPVQGCELSTKTRHLDVVLHSKSEHQMIEKNSGNLSIDEPGVVEALELKRPFDSKEGKILGISSSTEWKQMEKDLYMKGLEIFGRNSCLIARNLLSGFKTCLEVSSYMCEGGVSMTHKSIAGPSSFTDENGNTETDYTDQEMPAKSRLIRRRGKARKLKYSMKSPGHPSIWKRIADGKNQSCKQYTPCGCESMCGKQCPCLVNGTCCEKYCGCSKSCKNRFRGCHCAKSQCRSRQCPCFAAGRECDPDVCRNCWVSCGDGTLEEPPRQGDGQCGNMRLLLRQQQRILLAKSDVAGWGAFIKNSVNKNDYLGEYTGELISHREADKRGKIYDRANSSFLFDLNDQYVLDAYRKGDKLKFANHSSNPNCYAKVMLVAGDHRVGIFAKDHIEASEELFYDYRYGPAQAPVWARKPEGSKREESSASQGRAKKHQSH; encoded by the exons ATGAATCAGCTAAAGAAGCAAATTCTGGCAGAGAGACTTGTTGAGATAAGA GGAAAGGTTGAGAATAATGGGAAGAGTCTACAAACTAATTTATTGGAGACATTGTCATTAGCAAAATCCACCAAGGGTAATTCAAATTTAGAGGAggaaaatggtgggaaaatgcTGTGTTTGAGAATTGAGAAACCTCTTTGCAAGTTTAGTGGATGTGCTCAAGGTTTTGGTGATAAAGACCATGTTAGCTATCATGATTTTGTACCCCAATCGAGTATTAAGCTTCCTTATGTTGAGAGTCTACCACCTTATACCACTTGGATATTCTTGCAAAG AAATCAGAGAATGGCTGATGATCAGTCAGTGGTTGGAAGGAGAAGAATTTACTATGATGAAGAACATGGCAGTGAGGCTTTGATATGCAGTGATAGTGAGGAAGAAATTCTAGAACACGAGGAAGGGAAACGTGAATTTTCTAAAGGAGAAGACCAAATCCTCTG CACGGTCTTTGGCGAGCATGGGCTAGGTGAGGAAGTGGTGAAAAGTGTGAGCAATTTTATTGGAGTTAGTACTGTGGAAGTTCAG GAAAGGTATAACACAATCATAGGAAAGAGCGAAGAACTCGACCCTAATAATGGCAAGGTATTTGAACCTGGTAAGGGCATGTTGCTGGACAAGAGTCTTACAGATGCTTTAGATTCTTTTGATAACCTTTTCTGTCGGCGTTGCATGGTATTTGACTGCCGTCTTCATGGCTGTTCTCACACAGTTGTTTTACCT AGTGAAAAGCAAATGTATTGGTCTGAACATGAAGATGATAGGAAGCCTTGCAGTGATCAGTGTTATCTTAAG TTTAATATTGTTAAAAGCTTGCCGGGGGGTCCAAAATCTAATAATGTCCTAAGATTACCGTCTTCTATTGCTGGAGAACCTAGTGCCACTGCCAACATTATTACAAACATCGCAAGTGATGATAGATCCGTTTCTCAAGAAATTGTCCCTACTAATTCAAATGCTATTTGCATTTCAGAATCTGCTGAAGCTCTGAATGTGGATATACCTACTACAATCGCAATATGCCACGAGAGCATGGGAAAGCGCAAGACCGTGAAGGAAACTGACGCAGGACTAGAACTAGTCAGGGTTTCTGATGATCTCGAGGCTTCAAATAAAAAACAGAAAAGACTAAATGTTTTCAACGCCAAAAGTGGAACAACAGAAGATATTCCAGTTCAGGGTTGTGAGCTTAGCACCAAAACTAGACATCTTGATGTTGTTTTACATAGTAAAAGTGAACATCAGATGATTGAGAAGAACTCTGGAAATCTTTCCATTGATGAACCAGGTGTAGTGGAAGCACTTGAATTGAAACGACCATTTGACTCCAAAGAAGGAAAAATTTTAGGAATTTCTAGTAGCACTGAGTGGAAACAAATGGAGAAAGATTTATATATGAAAGGATTGGAGATATTTGGAAGGAATAG TTGCCTCATAGCCAGGAACTTACTTTCTGGCTTCAAGACCTGCTTAGAAGTCTCTAGTTACATGTGCGAGGGTGGAGTATCAATGACGCACAAATCTATTGCTGGACCAAGTTCATTTACGGATGAAAATGGGAACACTGAGACGGATTATACA GACCAAGAGATGCCAGCGAAGTCCCGGTTGATCCGTAGAAGAGGCAAAGCACGGAAGCTTAAATACTCTATGAAGTCTCCTGGTCACCCATCAATTTGGAAAAGGATTGCTGATGGAAAGAACCAGTCTTGTAAGCAATATACACCGTGTGGTTGCGAATCTATGTGTGGGAAGCAGTGCCCCTGTCTAGTAAATGGAACTTGCTGTGAAAAATACTGTGG GTGTTCAAAGAGCTGCAAAAATCGGTTCAGAGGATGCCATTGCGCAAAGAGTCAATGCAGAAGTCGCCAATGCCCATGCTTTGCTGCTGGACGTGAATGTGATCCAGATGTTTGTCGAAATTGTTGGGTTAG TTGTGGAGATGGTACACTAGAGGAGCCACCCAGACAAGGAGATGGCCAATGCGGAAACATGAGGCTCCTTCTGAGGCAGCAACAAAGG ATTCTTCTGGCAAAGTCTGATGTTGCTGGATGGGGAGCCTTTATAAAG AACTCTGTGAACAAAAATGATTACCTTGGAGAATATACCGGTGAACTTATTTCCCATCGAGAAGCTGATAAGCGTGGGAAGATATACGACCGTGCAAACTCATCCTTCCTTTTTGACCTAAATGACCAG TACGTCCTAGATGCTTATCGAAAAGGTGATAAGCTAAAATTTGCAAACCATTCATCAAATCCCAACTGCTATGCTAAG GTAATGTTGGTAGCCGGAGATCATCGAGTTGGCATTTTTGCCAAAGACCATATTGAAGCTAGTGAGGAACTCTTCTATGACTATCGTTATGGACCGGCTCAAGCTCCTGTGTGGGCTCGAAAACCCGAGGGGTCTAAGAGGGAGGAATCATCAGCTTCTCAAGGCAGAGCAAAGAAACACCAATCTCATTGA
- the LOC133790064 gene encoding histone-lysine N-methyltransferase EZA1 isoform X3, with protein sequence MADDQSVVGRRRIYYDEEHGSEALICSDSEEEILEHEEGKREFSKGEDQILCTVFGEHGLGEEVVKSVSNFIGVSTVEVQERYNTIIGKSEELDPNNGKVFEPGKGMLLDKSLTDALDSFDNLFCRRCMVFDCRLHGCSHTVVLPSEKQMYWSEHEDDRKPCSDQCYLKFNIVKSLPGGPKSNNVLRLPSSIAGEPSATANIITNIASDDRSVSQEIVPTNSNAICISESAEALNVDIPTTIAICHESMGKRKTVKETDAGLELVRVSDDLEASNKKQKRLNVFNAKSGTTEDIPVQGCELSTKTRHLDVVLHSKSEHQMIEKNSGNLSIDEPGVVEALELKRPFDSKEGKILGISSSTEWKQMEKDLYMKGLEIFGRNSCLIARNLLSGFKTCLEVSSYMCEGGVSMTHKSIAGPSSFTDENGNTETDYTDQEMPAKSRLIRRRGKARKLKYSMKSPGHPSIWKRIADGKNQSCKQYTPCGCESMCGKQCPCLVNGTCCEKYCGCSKSCKNRFRGCHCAKSQCRSRQCPCFAAGRECDPDVCRNCWVSCGDGTLEEPPRQGDGQCGNMRLLLRQQQRILLAKSDVAGWGAFIKNSVNKNDYLGEYTGELISHREADKRGKIYDRANSSFLFDLNDQYVLDAYRKGDKLKFANHSSNPNCYAKVMLVAGDHRVGIFAKDHIEASEELFYDYRYGPAQAPVWARKPEGSKREESSASQGRAKKHQSH encoded by the exons ATGGCTGATGATCAGTCAGTGGTTGGAAGGAGAAGAATTTACTATGATGAAGAACATGGCAGTGAGGCTTTGATATGCAGTGATAGTGAGGAAGAAATTCTAGAACACGAGGAAGGGAAACGTGAATTTTCTAAAGGAGAAGACCAAATCCTCTG CACGGTCTTTGGCGAGCATGGGCTAGGTGAGGAAGTGGTGAAAAGTGTGAGCAATTTTATTGGAGTTAGTACTGTGGAAGTTCAG GAAAGGTATAACACAATCATAGGAAAGAGCGAAGAACTCGACCCTAATAATGGCAAGGTATTTGAACCTGGTAAGGGCATGTTGCTGGACAAGAGTCTTACAGATGCTTTAGATTCTTTTGATAACCTTTTCTGTCGGCGTTGCATGGTATTTGACTGCCGTCTTCATGGCTGTTCTCACACAGTTGTTTTACCT AGTGAAAAGCAAATGTATTGGTCTGAACATGAAGATGATAGGAAGCCTTGCAGTGATCAGTGTTATCTTAAG TTTAATATTGTTAAAAGCTTGCCGGGGGGTCCAAAATCTAATAATGTCCTAAGATTACCGTCTTCTATTGCTGGAGAACCTAGTGCCACTGCCAACATTATTACAAACATCGCAAGTGATGATAGATCCGTTTCTCAAGAAATTGTCCCTACTAATTCAAATGCTATTTGCATTTCAGAATCTGCTGAAGCTCTGAATGTGGATATACCTACTACAATCGCAATATGCCACGAGAGCATGGGAAAGCGCAAGACCGTGAAGGAAACTGACGCAGGACTAGAACTAGTCAGGGTTTCTGATGATCTCGAGGCTTCAAATAAAAAACAGAAAAGACTAAATGTTTTCAACGCCAAAAGTGGAACAACAGAAGATATTCCAGTTCAGGGTTGTGAGCTTAGCACCAAAACTAGACATCTTGATGTTGTTTTACATAGTAAAAGTGAACATCAGATGATTGAGAAGAACTCTGGAAATCTTTCCATTGATGAACCAGGTGTAGTGGAAGCACTTGAATTGAAACGACCATTTGACTCCAAAGAAGGAAAAATTTTAGGAATTTCTAGTAGCACTGAGTGGAAACAAATGGAGAAAGATTTATATATGAAAGGATTGGAGATATTTGGAAGGAATAG TTGCCTCATAGCCAGGAACTTACTTTCTGGCTTCAAGACCTGCTTAGAAGTCTCTAGTTACATGTGCGAGGGTGGAGTATCAATGACGCACAAATCTATTGCTGGACCAAGTTCATTTACGGATGAAAATGGGAACACTGAGACGGATTATACA GACCAAGAGATGCCAGCGAAGTCCCGGTTGATCCGTAGAAGAGGCAAAGCACGGAAGCTTAAATACTCTATGAAGTCTCCTGGTCACCCATCAATTTGGAAAAGGATTGCTGATGGAAAGAACCAGTCTTGTAAGCAATATACACCGTGTGGTTGCGAATCTATGTGTGGGAAGCAGTGCCCCTGTCTAGTAAATGGAACTTGCTGTGAAAAATACTGTGG GTGTTCAAAGAGCTGCAAAAATCGGTTCAGAGGATGCCATTGCGCAAAGAGTCAATGCAGAAGTCGCCAATGCCCATGCTTTGCTGCTGGACGTGAATGTGATCCAGATGTTTGTCGAAATTGTTGGGTTAG TTGTGGAGATGGTACACTAGAGGAGCCACCCAGACAAGGAGATGGCCAATGCGGAAACATGAGGCTCCTTCTGAGGCAGCAACAAAGG ATTCTTCTGGCAAAGTCTGATGTTGCTGGATGGGGAGCCTTTATAAAG AACTCTGTGAACAAAAATGATTACCTTGGAGAATATACCGGTGAACTTATTTCCCATCGAGAAGCTGATAAGCGTGGGAAGATATACGACCGTGCAAACTCATCCTTCCTTTTTGACCTAAATGACCAG TACGTCCTAGATGCTTATCGAAAAGGTGATAAGCTAAAATTTGCAAACCATTCATCAAATCCCAACTGCTATGCTAAG GTAATGTTGGTAGCCGGAGATCATCGAGTTGGCATTTTTGCCAAAGACCATATTGAAGCTAGTGAGGAACTCTTCTATGACTATCGTTATGGACCGGCTCAAGCTCCTGTGTGGGCTCGAAAACCCGAGGGGTCTAAGAGGGAGGAATCATCAGCTTCTCAAGGCAGAGCAAAGAAACACCAATCTCATTGA
- the LOC133790064 gene encoding histone-lysine N-methyltransferase EZA1 isoform X1, producing the protein MVSKPSQSTPRLRPSDGLGATALKMNQLKKQILAERLVEIRGKVENNGKSLQTNLLETLSLAKSTKGNSNLEEENGGKMLCLRIEKPLCKFSGCAQGFGDKDHVSYHDFVPQSSIKLPYVESLPPYTTWIFLQRNQRMADDQSVVGRRRIYYDEEHGSEALICSDSEEEILEHEEGKREFSKGEDQILCTVFGEHGLGEEVVKSVSNFIGVSTVEVQERYNTIIGKSEELDPNNGKVFEPGKGMLLDKSLTDALDSFDNLFCRRCMVFDCRLHGCSHTVVLPSEKQMYWSEHEDDRKPCSDQCYLKFNIVKSLPGGPKSNNVLRLPSSIAGEPSATANIITNIASDDRSVSQEIVPTNSNAICISESAEALNVDIPTTIAICHESMGKRKTVKETDAGLELVRVSDDLEASNKKQKRLNVFNAKSGTTEDIPVQGCELSTKTRHLDVVLHSKSEHQMIEKNSGNLSIDEPGVVEALELKRPFDSKEGKILGISSSTEWKQMEKDLYMKGLEIFGRNSCLIARNLLSGFKTCLEVSSYMCEGGVSMTHKSIAGPSSFTDENGNTETDYTDQEMPAKSRLIRRRGKARKLKYSMKSPGHPSIWKRIADGKNQSCKQYTPCGCESMCGKQCPCLVNGTCCEKYCGCSKSCKNRFRGCHCAKSQCRSRQCPCFAAGRECDPDVCRNCWVSCGDGTLEEPPRQGDGQCGNMRLLLRQQQRILLAKSDVAGWGAFIKNSVNKNDYLGEYTGELISHREADKRGKIYDRANSSFLFDLNDQYVLDAYRKGDKLKFANHSSNPNCYAKVMLVAGDHRVGIFAKDHIEASEELFYDYRYGPAQAPVWARKPEGSKREESSASQGRAKKHQSH; encoded by the exons ATGGTGTCCAAACCAAGCCAGTCCACTCCAAGGCTCAGA CCAAGTGATGGTCTTGGGGCCACGGCACTTAAGATGAATCAGCTAAAGAAGCAAATTCTGGCAGAGAGACTTGTTGAGATAAGA GGAAAGGTTGAGAATAATGGGAAGAGTCTACAAACTAATTTATTGGAGACATTGTCATTAGCAAAATCCACCAAGGGTAATTCAAATTTAGAGGAggaaaatggtgggaaaatgcTGTGTTTGAGAATTGAGAAACCTCTTTGCAAGTTTAGTGGATGTGCTCAAGGTTTTGGTGATAAAGACCATGTTAGCTATCATGATTTTGTACCCCAATCGAGTATTAAGCTTCCTTATGTTGAGAGTCTACCACCTTATACCACTTGGATATTCTTGCAAAG AAATCAGAGAATGGCTGATGATCAGTCAGTGGTTGGAAGGAGAAGAATTTACTATGATGAAGAACATGGCAGTGAGGCTTTGATATGCAGTGATAGTGAGGAAGAAATTCTAGAACACGAGGAAGGGAAACGTGAATTTTCTAAAGGAGAAGACCAAATCCTCTG CACGGTCTTTGGCGAGCATGGGCTAGGTGAGGAAGTGGTGAAAAGTGTGAGCAATTTTATTGGAGTTAGTACTGTGGAAGTTCAG GAAAGGTATAACACAATCATAGGAAAGAGCGAAGAACTCGACCCTAATAATGGCAAGGTATTTGAACCTGGTAAGGGCATGTTGCTGGACAAGAGTCTTACAGATGCTTTAGATTCTTTTGATAACCTTTTCTGTCGGCGTTGCATGGTATTTGACTGCCGTCTTCATGGCTGTTCTCACACAGTTGTTTTACCT AGTGAAAAGCAAATGTATTGGTCTGAACATGAAGATGATAGGAAGCCTTGCAGTGATCAGTGTTATCTTAAG TTTAATATTGTTAAAAGCTTGCCGGGGGGTCCAAAATCTAATAATGTCCTAAGATTACCGTCTTCTATTGCTGGAGAACCTAGTGCCACTGCCAACATTATTACAAACATCGCAAGTGATGATAGATCCGTTTCTCAAGAAATTGTCCCTACTAATTCAAATGCTATTTGCATTTCAGAATCTGCTGAAGCTCTGAATGTGGATATACCTACTACAATCGCAATATGCCACGAGAGCATGGGAAAGCGCAAGACCGTGAAGGAAACTGACGCAGGACTAGAACTAGTCAGGGTTTCTGATGATCTCGAGGCTTCAAATAAAAAACAGAAAAGACTAAATGTTTTCAACGCCAAAAGTGGAACAACAGAAGATATTCCAGTTCAGGGTTGTGAGCTTAGCACCAAAACTAGACATCTTGATGTTGTTTTACATAGTAAAAGTGAACATCAGATGATTGAGAAGAACTCTGGAAATCTTTCCATTGATGAACCAGGTGTAGTGGAAGCACTTGAATTGAAACGACCATTTGACTCCAAAGAAGGAAAAATTTTAGGAATTTCTAGTAGCACTGAGTGGAAACAAATGGAGAAAGATTTATATATGAAAGGATTGGAGATATTTGGAAGGAATAG TTGCCTCATAGCCAGGAACTTACTTTCTGGCTTCAAGACCTGCTTAGAAGTCTCTAGTTACATGTGCGAGGGTGGAGTATCAATGACGCACAAATCTATTGCTGGACCAAGTTCATTTACGGATGAAAATGGGAACACTGAGACGGATTATACA GACCAAGAGATGCCAGCGAAGTCCCGGTTGATCCGTAGAAGAGGCAAAGCACGGAAGCTTAAATACTCTATGAAGTCTCCTGGTCACCCATCAATTTGGAAAAGGATTGCTGATGGAAAGAACCAGTCTTGTAAGCAATATACACCGTGTGGTTGCGAATCTATGTGTGGGAAGCAGTGCCCCTGTCTAGTAAATGGAACTTGCTGTGAAAAATACTGTGG GTGTTCAAAGAGCTGCAAAAATCGGTTCAGAGGATGCCATTGCGCAAAGAGTCAATGCAGAAGTCGCCAATGCCCATGCTTTGCTGCTGGACGTGAATGTGATCCAGATGTTTGTCGAAATTGTTGGGTTAG TTGTGGAGATGGTACACTAGAGGAGCCACCCAGACAAGGAGATGGCCAATGCGGAAACATGAGGCTCCTTCTGAGGCAGCAACAAAGG ATTCTTCTGGCAAAGTCTGATGTTGCTGGATGGGGAGCCTTTATAAAG AACTCTGTGAACAAAAATGATTACCTTGGAGAATATACCGGTGAACTTATTTCCCATCGAGAAGCTGATAAGCGTGGGAAGATATACGACCGTGCAAACTCATCCTTCCTTTTTGACCTAAATGACCAG TACGTCCTAGATGCTTATCGAAAAGGTGATAAGCTAAAATTTGCAAACCATTCATCAAATCCCAACTGCTATGCTAAG GTAATGTTGGTAGCCGGAGATCATCGAGTTGGCATTTTTGCCAAAGACCATATTGAAGCTAGTGAGGAACTCTTCTATGACTATCGTTATGGACCGGCTCAAGCTCCTGTGTGGGCTCGAAAACCCGAGGGGTCTAAGAGGGAGGAATCATCAGCTTCTCAAGGCAGAGCAAAGAAACACCAATCTCATTGA